A window from Triticum aestivum cultivar Chinese Spring chromosome 6D, IWGSC CS RefSeq v2.1, whole genome shotgun sequence encodes these proteins:
- the LOC123144388 gene encoding uncharacterized protein isoform X1 has protein sequence MIAQCGAKPAPMAGNPSHFSQSSRSSDGERGRGSGQISPAMAARQLPSPAQHAADLVSRAPPTSVVPASRPWRPVPRCRGAFRWWLPAQTLAATATCKARRPADARPHQCRRGGCIFPLVIPKDDDIPTMACTHGGGRADPEGRRHKVNQSAVMVNGLQKYGWKLKTLAIITSVSLILTAFRCRKRSLLIFISFFMQIPLTIKSEKCTNRSGYFG, from the exons ATGATCGCTCAGTGCGGAGCAAAACCAGCGCCCATGGCTGGAAACCCTAGCCATTTCTCCCAATCCAGTCGGAGCAGCGATGGTGAGAGGGGCCGCGGCAGCGGCCAAatctcgccggccatggcggcgcggcaGCTGCCCTCGCCGGCGCAGCATGCAGCGGACTTAGTCTCGCGCGCTCCCCCGACGAGCGTGGTTCCAGCGTCGCGACCATGGCGTCCAGTGCCGCGATGTCGGGGAGCATTTCGCTGGTGGTTGCCGGCGCAAACTTTGGCGGCAACGGCGACATGCAAGGCGCGTAGGCCAGCCGACGCACGCCCCCATCAGTGCAGGAGGGGCGGCTGCATCTTTCCGCTCGTCATCCCGAAGGACGACGACATTCCGACCATGGCGTGCACGCACGGCGGCGGCCGAGCGGACCCTGAAGGCCGGCGTCATAAG GTAAATCAGTCTGCTGTGATGGTGAACGGGTTACAAAAATACGGGTGGAAACTGAAGACCCTAGCGATCATAACTTCAGTCAGCCTGATTTTGACGGCGTTCAGATGTAGGAAAAGGTCGCTTCTGATTTTCATTTCCTTTTTCATGCAGATACCTCTTACCATAAAGAGCGAGAAGTGTACCAACCGGTCTGGGTACTTTGGTTGA
- the LOC123144388 gene encoding uncharacterized protein isoform X3: MIAQCGAKPAPMAGNPSHFSQSSRSSDGERGRGSGQISPAMAARQLPSPAQHAADLVSRAPPTSVVPASRPWRPVPRCRGAFRWWLPAQTLAATATCKARRPADARPHQCRRGGCIFPLVIPKDDDIPTMACTHGGGRADPEGRRHKVNQSAVMVNGLQKYGYLLP, translated from the exons ATGATCGCTCAGTGCGGAGCAAAACCAGCGCCCATGGCTGGAAACCCTAGCCATTTCTCCCAATCCAGTCGGAGCAGCGATGGTGAGAGGGGCCGCGGCAGCGGCCAAatctcgccggccatggcggcgcggcaGCTGCCCTCGCCGGCGCAGCATGCAGCGGACTTAGTCTCGCGCGCTCCCCCGACGAGCGTGGTTCCAGCGTCGCGACCATGGCGTCCAGTGCCGCGATGTCGGGGAGCATTTCGCTGGTGGTTGCCGGCGCAAACTTTGGCGGCAACGGCGACATGCAAGGCGCGTAGGCCAGCCGACGCACGCCCCCATCAGTGCAGGAGGGGCGGCTGCATCTTTCCGCTCGTCATCCCGAAGGACGACGACATTCCGACCATGGCGTGCACGCACGGCGGCGGCCGAGCGGACCCTGAAGGCCGGCGTCATAAG GTAAATCAGTCTGCTGTGATGGTGAACGGGTTACAAAAATACGG ATACCTCTTACCATAA
- the LOC123144390 gene encoding U-box domain-containing protein 51, whose amino-acid sequence MYLSAFSTASHSGEPEAGKDISTIVAVDRDKNSQQAAKWAVDRLMARGSTLQLVHVRINQSTQTGEAGRGVDTDAEMSQLFISYRGYCARKGMHLNEVILDGNDISKAIIDYATGHAITDIVVGASTRNTFIRRFRNPDVPTCLMKMAPDYCTVHVIHKGKAIQVKAAKSPAPFSILPPKQNSQPNIEPDAFPRPSRERRMVSNPSSPRTSRTSVDRLSGYAKVPTKDRHLLSGRQAPQKDFDDYIDFIAPPRPSVTRSSFSDDVDFPMSMELNSVDYAESIELSSYASLESLSSAGKDVEAEMRRLRLELKQTMEMYNSACKEALDAKQKAAQLSQMKVEESKLYQELRSSEEEALALVEMEKTKCKAALEAAEAAQKIAELEAQKRLRAECKAKREFEERRRASDTDLRYRRYSIDDIEVATHKFDRALKIGEGGYGPVYKAVLDHTNVAIKILRPDASQGRKQFQQEIEILSSMRHPNMVLLLGACPEYGCLVYEYMDYGSLEDRLCRRGNTKPIPWNIRFRIAADIATGLLFLHQAKPEPLVHRDLKPGNILLDHNFVSKISDVGLARLVPQSIAEVTQYRMTSTAGTFCYIDPEYQQTGMLTTKSDIYSFGILLLQIITARSPMGLKHQVEHAIEKGAFQEVLDPTVTDWPVEEALAFTQLALKCAELRKKDRPDLGKEILPELNRLRTLGQEYEAAQVSNTSYSSATSYSFNNDDVSSP is encoded by the exons ATGTACCTCTCGGCATTCTCCACAGCGTCACACAGCGGGGAGCCCGAGGCCGGGAAGGACATCTCAACCATCGTGGCCGTCGACCGGGACAAGAACAGCCAGCAAGCGGCGAAATGGGCGGTGGATCGGCTCATGGCCAGGGGGAGCACCCTCCAGTTGGTCCATGTCAGGATCAACCAAAGTACCCAGACCG GGGAAGCAGGCCGCGGAGTTGACACAGATGCAGAGATGTCACAACTGTTTATCTCATACAGAGGCTACTGTGCTCGTAAAGGG ATGCATCTAAATGAGGTGATCTTGGATGGCAATGATATCTCCAAAGCAATAATTGATTATGCTACTGGTCACGCCATCACCGATATCGTAGTTGGAGCATCCACTAGGAACACATTCATCAG AAGATTTAGAAATCCTGATGTGCCAACATGCTTGATGAAGATGGCGCCTGATTATTGCACAGTgcatgtaatacataaagggaaGGCAATCCAAGTGAAGGCAGCCAAATCTCCGGCACCCTTTAGTATTCTCCCTCCGAAGCAAAACTCCCAACCAAACATCGAACCCGATGCATTCCCAAG ACCATCAAGAGAAAGGAGAATGGTTTCTAACCCATCGTCACCGAGGACAAGTAGAACATCAGTAGACCGGTTATCTGGCTACGCAAAGGTCCCAACAAAAGATAGGCATCTCCTCTCTGGAAGGCAAGCACCTCAAAAGGATTTCGACGACTACATCGACTTCATTGCACCACCAAGGCCCTCCGTGACTCGCAGCTCCTTTTCAGATGACGTTGATTTTCCCATGAGCATGGAGTTAAATTCTGTGGACTACGCTGAATCTATAGAACTATCATCATATGCATCCTTGGAAAGCCTAAGTTCAGCCGGG AAGGATGTAGAAGCTGAGATGAGACGACTGAGACTAGAGCTGAAGCAGACAATGGAAATGTATAACTCCGCATGTAAGGAAGCACTTGACGCCAAACAGAAG GCGGCTCAGCTGTCCCAGATGAAGGTGGAAGAGTCTAAATTGTACCAAGAACTACGGAGTTCAGAAGAAGAAGCTCTTGCGCTTGTTGAAATGGAGAAAACAAAGTGCAAAGCTGCGCTGGAGGCAGCAGAAGCTGCCCAAAAAATTGCAGAGCTCGAGGCGCAGAAGAGACTGAGAGCAGAATGCAAGGCAaagcgcgagttcgaggagagaAGGAGAGCATCGGACACGGATCTCCGGTACAGGAGGTATTCCATTGATGATATAGAAGTCGCCACACATAAGTTTGACAGGGCACTCAAGATAGGCGAAGGTGGATATGGACCGGTATATAAAGCTGTATTGGATCATACTAATGTCGCTATTAAAATCCTAAGACCAGACGCATCACAGGGGAGGAAACAGTTTCAGCAAGAG ATTGAAATACTTAGCAGCATGCGGCATCCAAACATGGTCCTGTTGCTCGGAGCATGCCCGGAGTATGGCTGTCTGGTGTACGAATACATGGACTACGGAAGCCTAGAGGACCGGCTCTGCAGAAGAGGCAACACCAAACCAATCCCATGGAACATCCGCTTCAGGATCGCCGCAGACATCGCTACCGGCCTTCTCTTCCTCCACCAGGCGAAGCCAGAACCACTTGTCCACCGAGACCTGAAGCCCGGCAACATCCTCCTCGACCACAACTTCGTCAGCAAGATCAGCGACGTCGGCCTCGCGAGGCTGGTGCCACAGTCCATAGCTGAAGTCACACAGTACAGGATGACGTCCACAGCCGGCACATTCTGCTACATCGACCCTGAGTACCAGCAGACAGGCATGCTGACCACCAAATCCGACATATACTCGTTCGGCATCCTGCTGCTCCAGATCATCACAGCCAGGTCCCCCATGGGCCTCAAGCACCAAGTCGAGCATGCCATAGAGAAAGGAGCCTTCCAGGAGGTACTCGACCCAACGGTGACAGACTGGCCAGTGGAAGAGGCCCTGGCGTTCACGCAGCTGGCTTTGAAATGTGCGGAGCTACGGAAGAAGGACCGACCAGATCTAGGGAAAGAAATATTGCCAGAGTTGAACAGGCTGCGGACTCTTGGACAGGAGTATGAAGCTGCCCAGGTCAGCAACACGAGCTACTCGAGCGCCACTTCATACAGTTTCAACAATGATGATGTATCGTCGCCATAA
- the LOC123144388 gene encoding uncharacterized protein isoform X2, with product MIAQCGAKPAPMAGNPSHFSQSSRSSDGERGRGSGQISPAMAARQLPSPAQHAADLVSRAPPTSVVPASRPWRPVPRCRGAFRWWLPAQTLAATATCKARRPADARPHQCRRGGCIFPLVIPKDDDIPTMACTHGGGRADPEGRRHKNNANLGNWTFRLSSMKLLLPHRQTSNFRYLLP from the exons ATGATCGCTCAGTGCGGAGCAAAACCAGCGCCCATGGCTGGAAACCCTAGCCATTTCTCCCAATCCAGTCGGAGCAGCGATGGTGAGAGGGGCCGCGGCAGCGGCCAAatctcgccggccatggcggcgcggcaGCTGCCCTCGCCGGCGCAGCATGCAGCGGACTTAGTCTCGCGCGCTCCCCCGACGAGCGTGGTTCCAGCGTCGCGACCATGGCGTCCAGTGCCGCGATGTCGGGGAGCATTTCGCTGGTGGTTGCCGGCGCAAACTTTGGCGGCAACGGCGACATGCAAGGCGCGTAGGCCAGCCGACGCACGCCCCCATCAGTGCAGGAGGGGCGGCTGCATCTTTCCGCTCGTCATCCCGAAGGACGACGACATTCCGACCATGGCGTGCACGCACGGCGGCGGCCGAGCGGACCCTGAAGGCCGGCGTCATAAG AATAACGCAAATCTTGGAAATTGGACATTTCGTTTGTCATCTATGAAGTTATTGCTACCTCATCGCCAAACCTCTAATTTCAG ATACCTCTTACCATAA
- the LOC123144388 gene encoding uncharacterized protein isoform X4 codes for MIAQCGAKPAPMAGNPSHFSQSSRSSDGERGRGSGQISPAMAARQLPSPAQHAADLVSRAPPTSVVPASRPWRPVPRCRGAFRWWLPAQTLAATATCKARRPADARPHQCRRGGCIFPLVIPKDDDIPTMACTHGGGRADPEGRRHKIPLTIKSEKCTNRSGYFG; via the exons ATGATCGCTCAGTGCGGAGCAAAACCAGCGCCCATGGCTGGAAACCCTAGCCATTTCTCCCAATCCAGTCGGAGCAGCGATGGTGAGAGGGGCCGCGGCAGCGGCCAAatctcgccggccatggcggcgcggcaGCTGCCCTCGCCGGCGCAGCATGCAGCGGACTTAGTCTCGCGCGCTCCCCCGACGAGCGTGGTTCCAGCGTCGCGACCATGGCGTCCAGTGCCGCGATGTCGGGGAGCATTTCGCTGGTGGTTGCCGGCGCAAACTTTGGCGGCAACGGCGACATGCAAGGCGCGTAGGCCAGCCGACGCACGCCCCCATCAGTGCAGGAGGGGCGGCTGCATCTTTCCGCTCGTCATCCCGAAGGACGACGACATTCCGACCATGGCGTGCACGCACGGCGGCGGCCGAGCGGACCCTGAAGGCCGGCGTCATAAG ATACCTCTTACCATAAAGAGCGAGAAGTGTACCAACCGGTCTGGGTACTTTGGTTGA